A stretch of the Lolium perenne isolate Kyuss_39 chromosome 3, Kyuss_2.0, whole genome shotgun sequence genome encodes the following:
- the LOC127344178 gene encoding UDP-glycosyltransferase 87A2 → MAATDERRRCHIVAVPFPGRGHVNAMMNLCRLLAARGAEVTFVVTEEWLGLILSSSAAAAPLPAGIRLRAIPNVIPSEHGRAADHTGFLDAVATEMEAPFERLLDRLEEEEGPPVAALVADSYVPWVVGVGNLRGVPVCSLFPMSASFFYAYHHFDCIQACLADERAPAAGATAEKSEQRLDQCVPDLASSSITLSDLKPLIHNERTVKHVLTVVSSIRNAQCLLFTTMYELEASIIDSLRSALPCPVLPIGPCVPYMTLEDQHSKSNGELTSRGDCFTWLDSQPVNSVLYVSLGSFLSVSASQLDEIALGLAASKVRFLWILREQPAGVRELVGDTNRGMTLAWCDQLKVLCHPSIGGFLTHCGMNSTLEAVFAGVPMLTLPLFFDQPIDSRLIVEEWKTGLELRDWTDKDRLIDSEEIAKAIKKLMASDEADTKAIRRRALEWKEDSVRAVQKGGSSYNNLSSLMEMVCSSQCMELDQQCSESSA, encoded by the exons ATGGCCGCCACGGACGAGCGGCGCCGCTGCCACATTGTGGCGGTGCCGTTCCCCGGCCGGGGCCACGTCAACGCCATGATGAACCTGTGCCGCCTCCTCGCCGCGCGCGGCGCCGAGGTCACCTTCGTCGTCACCGAGGAGTGGCTCGGCCTCAtcctctcctcctccgccgccgccgcgccgctgcCGGCCGGCATCCGCCTGCGCGCCATCCCCAACGTCATCCCCTCCGAGCACGGCCGCGCCGCCGACCACACGGGCTTCCTCGACGCTGTCGCCACCGAGATGGAGGCGCCCTTCGAGCGCCTGCTCGACCGcctcgaggaggaggagggcccgCCGGTCGCCGCGCTCGTGGCCGACAGCTACGTGCCGTGGGTCGTGGGCGTTGGCAACCTGAGGGGCGTCCCGGTCTGCTCGCTCTTCCCCATGTCCGCCTCCTTCTTCTACGCCTACCACCACTTCGACTGCATCCAAGCGTGCCTTGCCGACGAGCGCGCCCCGGCCGCCGGGGCCACAGCAG AGAAATCTGAGCAGAGACTCGATCAGTGTGTACCGGACCTGGCTTCAAGCTCAATAACCTTATCTGACCTCAAGCCCCTAATCCACAATGAGAGAACAGTAAAGCATGTCCTCACAGTTGTCTCTAGCATTAGGAACGCACAATGCCTCCTATTCACCACTATGTACGAGCTTGAGGCCAGTATCATCGACTCCCTAAGATCAGCACTCCCCTGTCCAGTTCTCCCAATTGGGCCCTGCGTTCCCTACATGACCCTTGAAGACCAGCATTCCAAGTCCAATGGAGAGCTTACCAGTCGAGGAGACTGCTTCACCTGGTTGGACTCTCAACCCGTGAACTCGGTGCTATATGTCTCCCTTGGAAGCTTTCTCTCTGTGTCAGCCTCTCAGCTTGACGAGATCGCGCTGGGACTTGCAGCAAGCAAGGTTAGGTTCTTATGGATTCTTCGTGAACAACCTGCTGGGGTGCGAGAACTTGTCGGCGACACCAATAGGGGCATGACACTGGCATGGTGCGACCAGCTAAAGGTCTTGTGCCATCCTTCGATTGGTGGTTTCCTCACACATTGCGGGATGAACTCGACGCTTGAAGCTGTCTTTGCTGGTGTACCTATGCTCACCCTACCATTGTTCTTTGATCAACCAATTGACAGCCGTCTaattgttgaagaatggaagACTGGGCTGGAGCTGCGAGATTGGACTGATAAGGATCGTCTGATCGACAGCGAGGAGATTGCAAAGGCTATTAAGAAGCTGATGGCCAGTGATGAAGCTGACACAAAGGCAATAAGAAGACGTGCCCTTGAGTGGAAAGAGGATTCTGTTAGAGCAGTTCAAAAGGGTGGATCTTCATACAACAATCTCAGCTCATTGATGGAAATGGTATGCTCATCACAATGTATGGAACTCGATCAGCAATGTTCTGAAAGTAGTGCTTGA